The following coding sequences lie in one Apium graveolens cultivar Ventura chromosome 3, ASM990537v1, whole genome shotgun sequence genomic window:
- the LOC141712888 gene encoding uncharacterized protein LOC141712888, which produces MASLPSLEFHVNLRREFSILAPTCLQQRPRTSYNFTKERITTHNLSSKINSTFSSPTFQSNILKEFSSTVCRSSDSSNSSVSNDESTKQGKVPFGYTRKDVILIGVGVTVGGIALESGLEYLGVDPLQAGNVVQLVLVLGLTIGWISTYIFRVSNKEMTYAQQLRDYENKVMEKRLEGLTEAELEALLEQVEEEKRTLASGEQDIH; this is translated from the exons ATGGCATCTCTACCAAGTTTAGAATTTCATGTTAATTTGAGAAGGGAATTTTCTATCTTGGCTCCTACATGTTTACAACAAAGGCCAAGGACTAGTTACAATTTTACAAAAG AGAGAATTACCACACACAACTTATCttcaaaaataaattcaacaTTCTCAAGCCCTACATTTCAGAGCAATATATTAAAGGAGTTCAGCTCTACTGTCTGCAGAAGCAGTGATTCATCGAATTCCAGTGTCAGTAATGATGAATCAACTAAGCAGGGCAAG GTACCATTTGGATACACAAGAAAGGATGTTATATTGATTGGAGTTGGAGTTACAGTCGGCGGCATTGCTCTTGAAAGTGGGTTAGAG TATCTCGGAGTCGATCCGTTACAAGCAGGAAATGTAGTCCAGTTGGTTCTGGTTCTTGGTCTAACTATTGGATGGATATCCACGTACATCTTTAGAGTCTCTAACAAGGAAATGACATATGCCCAACAATTACGTGACTATGAAAACAAAGTCATGGAG AAACGTTTGGAGGGTTTAACAGAAGCAGAGTTAGAGGCATTGCTTGAACAGGTTGAAGAAGAGAAGAGAACCCTTGCTAGTGGAGAGCAG GATATACATTGA